One window of Camelina sativa cultivar DH55 chromosome 4, Cs, whole genome shotgun sequence genomic DNA carries:
- the LOC104782246 gene encoding auxin transporter protein 1-like, with the protein MSEGVEAIVASDNGTDQINGNRTGKDNEEHDGSGSSALSNFLWHGGSVWDAWFSCASNQVAQVLLTLPYSFSQLGMLSGIVLQIFYGLLGSWTAYLISVLYVEYRARKEKEGKSFKNHVIQWFEVLDGLLGTYWKAAGLAFNCTFLLFGSVIQLIACASNIYYINDHLDKRTWTYIFGACCATTVFIPSFHNYRIWSFLGLGMTTYTAWYLAIASIIHGQTEGVKHSGPTKLVLYFTGATNILYTFGGHAVTVEIMHAMWKPQKFKYIYLMATLYVFTLTIPSAAAVYWAFGDALLDHSNAFSLMPKNGWRDAAVILMLIHQFITFGFACTPLYFVWEKVIGMHDTKSICLRALARLPVVIPIWFLAIIFPFFGPINSAVGALLVSFTVYIIPSLAHMLTYRSASARQNAAEKPPFFMPSWTAMYVLNAFVVVWVLIVGFGFGGWASVTNFVRQVDTFGLFAKCYQCKPAAAAAHAPVSALHHRL; encoded by the exons atgtcggaAGGAGTAGAGGCAATAGTAGCGAGTGACAACGGAACAGATCAGATAAACGGAAACAGAACAGGAAAAGATAACGAAGAACACGACGGTTCAGGCAGTTCCGCCCTAAGCAATTTCCTATGGCACGGTGGTTCTGTTTGGGATGCTTGGTTCAGCTGCGCATCTAACCAG GTGGCGCAAGTGCTACTGACGTTACCGTACTCGTTCAGTCAATTAGGGATGTTGTCGGGAATAGTACTTCAGATCTTCTATGGTTTACTCGGAAGCTGGACTGCTTATCTCATCAGTGTTCTCTACGTCGAGTACAGAGCTCGTAAGGAAAAAGAAGGCAAAAGCTTCAAAAACCACGTCATTCAG TGGTTTGAAGTACTCGATGGATTACTTGGTACATACTGGAAAGCAGCAGGACTCGCATTTAATTGCACTTTCCTCTTGTTCGGATCTGTTATCCAACTCATTGCTTGTGCCAG TAACATTTATTACATAAACGATCACTTGGACAAGAGAACATGGACTTACATATTCGGCGCGTGTTGTGCAACCACTGTGTTTATACCGTCGTTCCACAATTACCGTATCTGGTCATTCCTCGGCCTTGGTATGACCACTTACACTGCTTGGTACTTGGCCATTGCCTCCATCATCCACGGCCAG aCGGAAGGTGTAAAACACTCAGGTCCAACAAAGCTAGTGCTTTATTTTACCGGAGCCACAAATATTTTGTACACCTTTGGAGGTCACGCGGTTACTGT TGAGATTATGCATGCTATGTGGAAGCCTCAGAAGTTTAAGTACATTTACTTGATGGCGACGTTATACGTTTTCACGCTAACGATTCCGTCCGCTGCCGCCGTATACTGGGCCTTCGGAGACGCACTCCTCGACCACTCCAACGCGTTCTCTCTCATGCCCAAGAACGGGTGGCGTGATGCTGCTGTTATCCTCATGCTCATTCATCAG TTTATAACGTTCGGATTCGCATGTACGCCGTTGTACTTTGTTTGGGAGAAAGTGATAGGGATGCATGACACAAAGAGCATTTGCTTAAGGGCTTTGGCTCGGTTGCCAGTCGTTATACCGATTTGGTTCTTAGCTATTATTTTCCCCTTTTTCGGTCCCATCAACTCCGCGGTTGGTGCTCTTCTCGTTAGCTTCACCGTCTATATCATCCCTTCCCTTGCTCACATGCTAACATACCGATCTGCCTCCGCTCGTCAG AATGCGGCGGAGAAGCCACCGTTCTTCATGCCGAGCTGGACTGCAATGTACGTGTTGAACGCTTTCGTGGTGGTTTGGGTTCTCATTGTCGGATTCGGGTTCGGTGGATGGGCTAGTGTAACCAACTTTGTTCGTCAAGTGGATACTTTTGGTCTCTTCGCTAAGTGTTACCAATGTAAACCAGCTGCAGCCGCTGCACATGCTCCCGTCTCCGCTTTACACCACCGTCTTTGA
- the LOC104782247 gene encoding N-alpha-acetyltransferase MAK3-like isoform X1 yields MEKGMEDKEEFDEAEIEYMSYSGEHHLPLIMSLVDQELSEPYSIFTYRYFVYLWPQLCFLAFHKGKCIGTVVCKMGDHRQTFRGYIAMLVVIKPYRGRGIASELVTRSIKAMMESGCEEVTLEAEVSNKGALALYGRLGFIRAKRLYHYYLNGMDAFRLKLLFPKPRVPQIPPQAHTPIVFPTPHVP; encoded by the exons ATGGAGAAAGGGatggaagataaagaagaaTTTGATGAGGCAGAGATTGAGTACATGAGTTACTCTGGTGAGCATCATCTGCCATTGATTATGTCTCTTGTTGACCAAGAACTTAGTGAACCTTACTCCATCTTTACTTACCGCTACTTCGTCTACCTCTGGCCGCAGCTCTGCTTCCTG gCCTTTCACAAAGGTAAATGCATAGGAACCGTAGTCTGTAAGATGGGAGATCATCGACAAACTTTCAGAGGATACATCGCCATGTTGGTCGTGATTAAACCATATCGTGGCCGAGGCATAG CCTCAGAGCTTGTCACAAGATCGATAAAAGCAATGATGGAATCAGGCTGTGAAGAG GTAACTCTGGAGGCAGAAGTGAGTAACAAAGGAGCATTGGCACTCTATGGGCGCCTCGGGTTCATAAGAGCCAAACGGCTATACCACTATTACTTAAATGGGATGGATGCTTTTCGCCTGAAGCTCTTGTTCCCCAAGCCTCGTGTACCTCAAATACCTCCTCAAGCTCATACCCCGATCGTGTTCCCTACGCCTCATGTACCTTAA
- the LOC104782247 gene encoding N-alpha-acetyltransferase MAK3-like isoform X2 gives MEDKEEFDEAEIEYMSYSGEHHLPLIMSLVDQELSEPYSIFTYRYFVYLWPQLCFLAFHKGKCIGTVVCKMGDHRQTFRGYIAMLVVIKPYRGRGIASELVTRSIKAMMESGCEEVTLEAEVSNKGALALYGRLGFIRAKRLYHYYLNGMDAFRLKLLFPKPRVPQIPPQAHTPIVFPTPHVP, from the exons atggaagataaagaagaaTTTGATGAGGCAGAGATTGAGTACATGAGTTACTCTGGTGAGCATCATCTGCCATTGATTATGTCTCTTGTTGACCAAGAACTTAGTGAACCTTACTCCATCTTTACTTACCGCTACTTCGTCTACCTCTGGCCGCAGCTCTGCTTCCTG gCCTTTCACAAAGGTAAATGCATAGGAACCGTAGTCTGTAAGATGGGAGATCATCGACAAACTTTCAGAGGATACATCGCCATGTTGGTCGTGATTAAACCATATCGTGGCCGAGGCATAG CCTCAGAGCTTGTCACAAGATCGATAAAAGCAATGATGGAATCAGGCTGTGAAGAG GTAACTCTGGAGGCAGAAGTGAGTAACAAAGGAGCATTGGCACTCTATGGGCGCCTCGGGTTCATAAGAGCCAAACGGCTATACCACTATTACTTAAATGGGATGGATGCTTTTCGCCTGAAGCTCTTGTTCCCCAAGCCTCGTGTACCTCAAATACCTCCTCAAGCTCATACCCCGATCGTGTTCCCTACGCCTCATGTACCTTAA
- the LOC104782248 gene encoding 30S ribosomal protein S31, chloroplastic-like, translating to MASLILGAPPRVTVALTSSRLSSSHSETAGVSLSCFTQQFSLSASSPSSIPLVYCGRGDRKTAKGKRFNHSFGNARPRNKNKGRGPERVPVPPAPPRKDKFENDEKIKIDIDESLFSN from the exons ATGGCGTCGCTTATACTCGGAGCTCCTCCGCGAGTCACCGTCGCATTAACCTCTTCACGGTTATCATCTTCTCACTCAGAAACCGCCggtgtctctctctcttgcttcaCTCAgcagttctctctctctgcttcctcACCCAGCTCAATTCCACTCG TGTACTGTGGAAGAGGTGACCGCAAAACAGCTAAAGGAAAGCGCTTTAACCACTCTTTTGGGAAT GCGAGGCCACGAAACAAGAACAAAGGAAGAGGACCAGAGAGAGTACCGGTTCCTCCAGCACCGCCGAGGAAAGATAAGTTTGAGAACGATGAGAAGATCAAAATCGACATTGACGAGTCTCTCTTCTCTAATTAG
- the LOC104782249 gene encoding uncharacterized protein LOC104782249, giving the protein MQARKLPIFAIYATCVLVLYLICIESPKSVVPDNNSPFKRNLPLSRTDDPVAMASTRIVKVVDSYHNEKKDLDPLVPPSKAAKIVRIDWFTRNVPLSRTSNPMTMRSTSIVNIVDSDHNETDELDPLVPPRKDSKVDRIIDWLRRNVPPSRTNDPVTMSSTSIVKVVNCSDRNEKEGSDPLIPPRKAGKIERIDWFRRNEPLSRSNDHDPVTMSSTSIVKVVDSSDRNETEELDPLVPLPKAGKIETIDWFSRNMPLSRTNDSVTMTKGTSSNVKVVDSSDRNETEELDPLVPLPKAGKIATIDWFSRNMPLSRTKDSVTMTKSTSSNVKVVDCSDRNETEELDPLVPPPKASKIERTDWIKRKLPDMEILKSTSKSKRFHSRLFELYNNNNCSAQFFMVWLSPAKSFGPREMLAVDTLFTTNPGACLAILSNSLDSPRGDTILKPLLDRGFNLIAVTFDTPFLVKNTPVEAWLKRLKSGYMDPGSIPLYMNLSNLTRLAVLYKYGGVYLDTDIIFLNDITRLRNAIGAQSIDPKTKTWSRLNNAVMVFDIYHPLMREFLHEYSTTFDGNIWGHNSPYLVPRVITRLGNKPGYDFKILPPDAFYPVNWIKIPKLFKKPATTREAEWVEKTLQDMRKGSYMIHLWNKVTRKIKIEEGSVMYNLISTHCTVCRNITNSHTV; this is encoded by the coding sequence ATGCAAGCCAGGAAATTACCCATCTTCGCGATCTATGCGACTTGTGTACTCGTGTTGTATCTCATCTGCATTGAATCACCAAAATCTGTTGTTCCTGACAACAACTCACCGTTCAAACGAAACTTGCCTCTCTCCAGAACCGATGACCCCGTGGCCATGGCTAGTACTCGTATCGTCAAAGTTGTGGACTCATACCATAACGAAAAGAAAGACTTAGATCCGCTGGTACCTCCAAGCAAAGCTGCCAAGATTGTGAGAATTGACTGGTTCACAAGAAACGTGCCTCTCTCCAGAACCAGTAACCCCATGACCATGCGTAGTACTAGTATCGTCAATATTGTGGACTCAGACCATAACGAAACAGACGAGTTAGATCCTTTGGTACCTCCTCGTAAAGATAGCAAGGTTGACAGAATTATTGACTGGCTCCGAAGAAACGTGCCTCCCTCCAGAACCAATGACCCCGTGACCATGAGTAGTACTAGTATCGTCAAAGTTGTGAACTGCTCGGACCGTAACGAGAAGGAAGGGTCAGATCCGTTGATACCTCCTCGTAAAGCTGGCAAGATTGAGAGAATTGACTGGTTCAGAAGAAACGAGCCTCTCTCCAGAAGCAATGATCATGACCCCGTGACCATGAGTAGTACTAGTATCGTCAAAGTTGTGGACAGCTCGGACCGTAACGAAACAGAAGAGTTAGATCCTTTGGTACCTCTTCCTAAAGCTGGCAAGATTGAGACAATTGACTGGTTCAGTAGAAACATGCCTCTCTCCAGAACCAATGACTCCGTGACCATGACCAAGGGTACTAGTAGCAACGTCAAAGTTGTGGACAGCTCGGACCGTAACGAAACAGAAGAGTTAGATCCTTTGGTACCTCTTCCTAAAGCTGGCAAGATTGCGACAATTGACTGGTTCAGTAGAAACATGCCTCTCTCCAGAACCAAAGACTCCGTGACCATGACCAAGAGTACTAGTAGTAACGTCAAAGTTGTGGACTGCTCGGACCGTAACGAAACAGAAGAGCTAGATCCTTTGGTACCTCCTCCTAAAGCTAGCAAGATTGAGAGAACTGACTGGATTAAAAGAAAGCTACCTGATATGGAGATACTGAAATCGACTAGCAAGAGCAAGAGATTCCATTCTAGACTTTTTGAGttgtacaacaacaacaactgctCAGCCCAGTTCTTTATGGTTTGGCTTTCTCCTGCAAAATCCTTTGGACCAAGAGAGATGTTAGCTGTTGACACTCTCTTCACGACCAATCCTGGTGCCTGCTTGGCAATTTTGTCCAACTCCTTAGACTCCCCCAGAGGAGACACCATCCTTAAACCATTGCTTGATCGAGGTTTCAACCTCATTGCTGTAACCTTTGATACCCCGTTCCTCGTCAAGAACACTCCTGTCGAAGCTTGGCTGAAAAGACTAAAGAGTGGCTACATGGATCCTGGTTCTATCCCCTTGTACATGAATCTCTCTAACCTGACAAGACTCGCAGTGCTCTACAAATATGGAGGAGTTTATCTAGACACAGACATCATCTTCCTTAATGATATAACAAGACTAAGAAACGCCATTGGAGCACAGAGTATCGATCCAAAAACGAAGACATGGTCAAGACTAAACAATGCAGTGATGGTCTTTGACATCTACCATCCGCTTATGAGAGAATTTTTGCATGAATACTCCACAACTTTCGACGGAAACATATGGGGACACAACAGCCCTTACCTAGTCCCTAGAGTTATCACGAGACTAGGAAACAAACCTGGATACGACTTCAAAATCTTGCCCCCGGATGCATTCTATCCAGTAAACTGGATCAAAATCCCAAAGCTATTCAAGAAACCTGCAACCACAAGAGAAGCAGAATGGGTAGAGAAGACGCTACAGGACATGAGGAAAGGGAGTTACATGATTCATCTATGGAACAAAGTCACAAGGAAgataaagattgaagaaggaagCGTCATGTACAATCTCATCTCCACTCACTGCACAGTCTGCAGAAACATCACAAACTCTCATACTGTCTAA